The Microbulbifer hydrolyticus genome has a segment encoding these proteins:
- a CDS encoding autotransporter outer membrane beta-barrel domain-containing protein, with the protein MPNAKRSLATAIAVASLTTGLSTTASASDTPFSQIIAFGDSLTDVGNAGVFTSGEDKQAAISILSQQLGLGAVTPSCAGMYLCLPDVDPSLSEAEMLAAAEAQVRASLPNVGGGWAVGGHRAADVLLNILGTRGYLEYLDQNGLLPDPSRHNFVSALLPDPTRDTSTGLYPDLQLLGLLLQGPEGVAQLRAAAAQYEAAGDSATAAAYTAQADALQAQIDAAPANIVADSGTTGNPHPLGLGYLESSQRRADGKALYWINGGGNDLIGGFTATLAGAIDNDQFAAMTGLAASMLADGAQALSDAGANYILVSNVPDISNTPGMYAAVSQAVAASPQAQQLADAVAAGLLSQEEANAQLSAAINSTLSTASSAVDLFNSTLLDSAKDIDGVLMVDMGGVLKVSLANATALGYADINQSAFCYDGSGGCIEHPVYGISGSAPDDSKLVFNDAVHPTQAAQQVLADYYTGIVSAAQIAGQLPDMGVQASRSHVGSLQQALLGTRYRSAETGVFVSGTLGNSDYDNNFAPAASGDQNGSVIGARYALRDNTELGFAVSRADQTLENQLSDIESTATNYSLFGRIHYNEFFLEASATMTEVDYDQVGRTFSLGENFNGTLEGSTSGDNTTLDLTGGVNISGGASRFGPFVGVTRVEADVDGYTEDALAGFTYTDATGAEMDPFGMNYGAQDRRYSTMRLGAFADKQWGNISAYGQLWYEDTTGSETDQLEVGVKSMQGNMNAMPSYSSKDTGLFQDGAGALVGMRWQAADAIAVSANLTARPTSEHGSISVTYTF; encoded by the coding sequence ATGCCCAACGCCAAGCGCAGCCTGGCGACAGCAATTGCTGTCGCTTCTCTGACTACCGGCCTGAGCACCACAGCCTCTGCCAGCGACACCCCTTTTTCCCAGATTATCGCCTTCGGGGACAGCCTGACTGATGTTGGCAATGCCGGTGTATTCACCAGCGGCGAGGACAAGCAGGCGGCTATCAGTATTCTCTCGCAGCAACTGGGCCTGGGCGCGGTCACTCCGTCCTGTGCCGGTATGTACCTTTGCCTGCCCGATGTGGACCCGAGTCTGTCGGAAGCGGAAATGCTCGCGGCGGCCGAGGCCCAGGTACGTGCATCACTGCCCAATGTTGGCGGCGGCTGGGCGGTGGGCGGGCACCGCGCGGCGGATGTACTACTGAATATTCTCGGCACCCGGGGCTACCTCGAATATCTCGACCAGAATGGACTCCTGCCCGACCCGTCCCGGCACAATTTCGTCAGCGCCCTGCTTCCGGACCCCACACGCGACACCAGCACCGGCCTTTACCCTGACCTCCAGTTGCTCGGGCTCCTGTTACAGGGGCCGGAAGGAGTAGCGCAGTTACGCGCTGCGGCCGCGCAGTATGAAGCCGCCGGTGACAGTGCGACCGCTGCCGCCTACACCGCCCAGGCGGACGCACTGCAGGCCCAGATCGACGCGGCACCGGCCAATATTGTTGCGGATTCAGGCACCACCGGTAATCCGCACCCGCTCGGCCTCGGTTATCTGGAGTCCAGCCAGCGCCGTGCCGACGGCAAGGCTCTGTACTGGATAAACGGTGGCGGTAACGACCTGATTGGGGGTTTTACCGCCACCCTTGCTGGCGCCATCGACAATGACCAGTTCGCGGCGATGACCGGACTCGCAGCCAGCATGCTGGCCGATGGCGCTCAGGCGCTGTCTGACGCCGGGGCCAACTATATTCTGGTGTCCAATGTACCGGACATCAGCAATACCCCCGGCATGTACGCTGCCGTGAGCCAGGCTGTTGCGGCGAGCCCGCAAGCACAGCAACTGGCCGACGCCGTCGCCGCGGGCCTGCTGTCCCAGGAAGAGGCCAACGCGCAGCTGTCTGCGGCGATCAACAGCACCCTGAGCACGGCCAGCTCCGCGGTCGATCTTTTCAACAGCACCCTGCTCGACTCCGCGAAGGATATCGACGGCGTGCTGATGGTAGATATGGGCGGTGTACTCAAGGTCTCCCTCGCCAATGCCACGGCGCTGGGGTATGCAGACATCAACCAGAGTGCATTCTGCTACGACGGCAGTGGCGGCTGTATCGAGCACCCGGTGTATGGCATCAGCGGTTCTGCGCCGGATGACAGCAAACTGGTATTCAACGATGCCGTACACCCCACCCAGGCTGCACAGCAGGTATTGGCCGACTACTACACCGGCATTGTCAGCGCTGCCCAGATTGCCGGTCAGCTGCCGGATATGGGCGTACAGGCTTCCCGCAGCCACGTGGGCAGCCTGCAGCAAGCCCTGCTCGGAACCCGCTACCGCTCCGCCGAAACCGGCGTATTTGTCAGCGGCACCCTGGGTAACAGCGACTACGACAATAATTTCGCTCCCGCCGCCAGCGGCGACCAGAACGGCAGCGTAATTGGTGCCCGCTACGCGCTGCGCGACAACACCGAACTTGGCTTTGCCGTCAGCCGCGCCGACCAGACCCTGGAAAACCAGCTGAGCGATATCGAATCCACCGCCACCAACTACAGCCTGTTTGGCCGCATCCACTACAACGAGTTTTTCCTCGAAGCCAGCGCCACCATGACCGAGGTGGATTACGATCAGGTAGGCCGCACCTTCAGCCTGGGTGAAAATTTTAACGGCACCCTCGAAGGCTCGACCAGCGGTGATAACACCACACTCGATCTCACCGGCGGGGTCAACATTTCCGGTGGAGCCAGTCGTTTCGGGCCCTTTGTCGGCGTTACCCGGGTTGAGGCGGACGTAGACGGTTATACCGAAGACGCGCTGGCGGGCTTCACCTATACCGATGCAACCGGAGCTGAAATGGATCCATTCGGTATGAACTATGGGGCGCAGGATCGCCGCTACTCCACCATGCGTCTGGGGGCCTTTGCCGACAAGCAGTGGGGAAATATCAGTGCGTATGGACAGCTCTGGTATGAAGACACCACTGGCTCGGAAACCGATCAGCTGGAAGTGGGGGTCAAATCCATGCAAGGCAACATGAATGCAATGCCCAGTTACTCCAGTAAAGATACCGGTCTGTTCCAGGATGGTGCTGGCGCGCTGGTTGGCATGCGCTGGCAGGCAGCCGATGCGATTGCGGTAAGTGCCAACCTTACTGCGCGGCCGACGTCGGAGCATGGCTCCATCAGTGTTACTTACACCTTCTGA